From one Geoalkalibacter halelectricus genomic stretch:
- a CDS encoding cobalt-precorrin 5A hydrolase: protein MISIVAITPGGAELARRLHRELPHSAVFVPARLAQGGDQAFHQPLAQVLPELFAQARGLVCIMASGIVVRVLAPHLRGKGQDPAVVVMDEAGRFAISLLSGHLGGANDLARQAAAAVGAQAVITTATDVNGLMAWDDVARREQLAIEPLRNIRRLNSLLLERQNIALVDRRHRVNHYFLPQSNVSLVANFAEAMQSRFAGRVFVTHRLLGEMQEREDLLLLRPRDLVVGIGCNRGTSAEEIEEVMRTEFAAAFLAPSSIAVVASIEDKGDEEGLIRFAENLGVPLRLFSADELNRWDAPSGPSPHARDAVGAHGVCEPAALAAGNARTLLIKKKKRGNVTLAVAEVG from the coding sequence ATGATCTCCATCGTCGCCATCACCCCGGGCGGAGCCGAATTGGCCCGCCGTCTGCATCGCGAACTGCCGCACAGCGCGGTGTTCGTCCCCGCGCGCCTGGCGCAAGGGGGCGATCAGGCTTTTCATCAACCCCTGGCCCAGGTGTTGCCCGAACTCTTCGCCCAGGCCCGCGGACTGGTTTGCATCATGGCCTCCGGGATCGTGGTGCGTGTGCTGGCGCCGCATCTGCGCGGCAAGGGCCAGGATCCGGCAGTGGTGGTCATGGACGAGGCCGGGCGTTTCGCCATCAGCCTGCTTTCCGGTCACCTCGGCGGCGCCAACGATCTGGCGCGCCAGGCCGCCGCGGCGGTGGGCGCTCAGGCGGTCATCACCACCGCCACGGATGTCAACGGTCTCATGGCCTGGGACGACGTCGCGCGCCGCGAGCAGTTGGCCATCGAGCCCCTGCGCAACATCCGTCGCCTCAACAGCCTGCTTCTGGAGCGCCAGAACATCGCCCTGGTCGACCGCCGTCACCGCGTCAATCATTACTTTCTCCCGCAAAGCAACGTGAGCCTGGTAGCCAACTTCGCCGAGGCCATGCAGAGCCGCTTCGCCGGACGGGTGTTCGTCACCCACCGCCTGCTCGGCGAGATGCAGGAGCGCGAGGATCTGCTCCTGCTGCGGCCCCGCGACCTGGTGGTGGGCATCGGCTGCAATCGCGGTACCAGCGCCGAGGAAATCGAAGAGGTGATGCGCACCGAATTCGCCGCCGCTTTTCTCGCACCGTCCAGCATCGCCGTTGTCGCCAGCATCGAGGATAAGGGGGATGAGGAAGGGCTGATTCGCTTCGCCGAGAATCTCGGCGTTCCCCTGCGCCTGTTCTCCGCCGACGAACTCAACCGCTGGGATGCTCCCTCGGGCCCCTCGCCGCACGCCCGCGACGCCGTTGGCGCCCACGGCGTATGCGAACCGGCCGCCCTCGCCGCCGGCAACGCGCGCACCCTGCTGATCAAGAAAAAGAAACGCGGCAACGTCACCCTGGCGGTGGCGGAGGTGGGGTGA
- the cobM gene encoding precorrin-4 C(11)-methyltransferase has protein sequence MNLPKVLFVGAGPGDPELITLKGLKALQQADLVVYAGSLVNRALLAELKPEAREVDSAPLNLDEIVACMAEAVGEGKTVVRLHTGDPSIYGAIQEQIEALAALGIGAEVIPGVTAACAAAAALGQELTLPEVSQTVVISRREGRTPVPEREQLEHIAALGATLCLYLSVGMMEEVVAELLSAGAYRPETPAAVVSKASWPDEQRIEGTLSNIAAKVQEAGISRQAVILVGEVLNARHQGVNEKSKLYDPNFVHGFRK, from the coding sequence ATGAATTTGCCCAAAGTCCTTTTTGTCGGCGCCGGACCCGGCGACCCCGAGTTGATCACCCTCAAGGGTCTCAAGGCTCTGCAACAGGCCGATCTGGTCGTCTATGCCGGATCCCTGGTGAACCGCGCCCTGTTGGCGGAACTCAAGCCGGAGGCCCGGGAGGTGGATAGTGCGCCGCTCAACCTTGACGAAATCGTAGCCTGCATGGCCGAGGCCGTGGGCGAGGGCAAGACCGTGGTGCGCCTGCACACCGGCGATCCCAGCATCTACGGCGCCATTCAGGAGCAGATCGAAGCTCTCGCCGCCCTGGGCATCGGCGCCGAGGTGATTCCCGGAGTGACCGCCGCCTGTGCTGCGGCCGCCGCCCTCGGCCAGGAGCTGACTCTGCCGGAAGTCTCTCAAACAGTGGTCATCAGCCGCCGCGAGGGGCGCACCCCGGTGCCCGAGCGGGAACAACTCGAACACATCGCCGCCCTCGGCGCCACCCTGTGCCTCTACCTGTCCGTCGGCATGATGGAGGAGGTGGTCGCGGAACTGCTCTCCGCCGGCGCCTACCGCCCGGAAACACCCGCAGCGGTGGTGAGCAAAGCCAGTTGGCCCGATGAGCAACGCATCGAGGGCACCCTGAGCAACATCGCAGCCAAAGTCCAAGAGGCAGGCATCAGCCGCCAGGCCGTCATCCTGGTCGGCGAAGTCCTCAACGCACGCCACCAGGGCGTCAACGAAAAATCCAAACTCTACGACCCCAACTTCGTCCACGGCTTTCGAAAATGA
- a CDS encoding cobyric acid synthase: MTTACPRGKLFILGLGPGGLEHLTPAAREALARAQVVVGYRTYLDLVAPLLEGKQVVDSGMRQEVERARQGLDLAAAGHTVALISSGDAGIYGMAGLVLELAQGCAVAIEVIPGVSAVQAAAAALGAPLMHDFAVISLSDLLTPWELIRHRLDAAGRADFVVALYNPRSHGRVTQLDEARRILLRHRRADTPVGIVRHAGRSEQQSWVAELGTFDDSAVDMSTLVIVGNSSTFVDDAGRMVTPRGYANRYQEAGIGKRRSQDLPTTTEAGQANTRALFVGGTGSDVGKSVITSGLCRLFRRRGLSVAPFKAQNMALNSAVTPEGGEIGRAQALQAAACGLEPHTDMNPILLKPNSETGSQVIIQGRVLANMTVRDYHAFKPQAFARVRESFARLAAAHELVVMEGAGSIAEINLREHDITNLKAAALAQAPVLLVADIDRGGVFAAILGTLELLRPEERAQIAGVIINRFRGDASLLAPGIAEIEERTGVPVLGVVPWIDLRLPQEDSVALARKRCAGSGRPLRIAVVRLPRLSNYTDFDPLENEPDVDLLYVTDPGQLAGCDLIILPGSKNTLEDLAWLDHSGLSAALRAHHRGGGRILGVCGGYQMLGVSLSDPHGMESARGTLPGLGLLEVTTVLHGEKQTHRVEARPLPAARALGLEEQELLHGYEIHLGETRRGPRVPPLLRLTRRTDGRVVEDGAMSADGRVWGCYLHGLFDNPPLRRALLAPLRRARRLDEPSVAATCLDSELDRLADHLAAHLDLARIGALLHLDLEEHDPCLAG, translated from the coding sequence ATGACAACAGCTTGCCCGCGGGGCAAGCTGTTCATCCTCGGCCTCGGCCCCGGCGGGTTGGAGCATCTCACTCCGGCGGCGCGTGAGGCTCTGGCGCGGGCGCAGGTGGTGGTGGGCTACAGGACTTATCTCGATCTTGTGGCGCCGCTGCTGGAGGGCAAGCAGGTGGTCGACTCGGGCATGCGTCAGGAGGTCGAACGCGCCCGCCAGGGCCTGGATCTCGCCGCCGCAGGACACACCGTCGCCCTGATCTCCTCGGGCGATGCCGGGATTTACGGCATGGCCGGGCTGGTTTTGGAACTGGCCCAGGGATGCGCCGTCGCCATCGAGGTCATTCCCGGCGTCTCGGCGGTGCAGGCCGCCGCCGCGGCTCTCGGCGCGCCCCTCATGCACGATTTCGCGGTCATTTCCCTCTCCGACTTGCTCACCCCCTGGGAACTCATCCGCCACCGCCTCGACGCCGCCGGCCGCGCCGATTTCGTCGTCGCCCTTTACAACCCGCGCAGCCACGGGCGCGTCACGCAACTCGACGAGGCGCGCCGTATTCTGCTGCGCCATCGCCGTGCCGATACGCCCGTGGGCATCGTGCGGCATGCCGGGCGTTCCGAGCAGCAGTCCTGGGTGGCGGAACTCGGCACCTTCGACGACAGTGCCGTGGACATGAGCACCCTGGTGATCGTCGGCAACAGCAGCACCTTCGTCGACGACGCCGGGCGCATGGTGACCCCGCGCGGCTATGCCAACCGTTATCAGGAAGCGGGGATCGGGAAGCGGCGCAGCCAGGATCTGCCGACGACCACCGAGGCGGGGCAAGCCAACACCAGAGCCTTATTTGTCGGCGGGACCGGTTCGGACGTGGGCAAGAGCGTCATCACCTCCGGATTGTGCCGTTTGTTTCGGCGCCGGGGCCTTTCGGTGGCGCCCTTCAAGGCGCAGAACATGGCCCTCAACTCGGCGGTCACCCCCGAGGGCGGTGAAATCGGCCGCGCCCAGGCCCTGCAGGCGGCGGCCTGCGGCCTTGAGCCGCACACGGACATGAACCCCATCCTGCTCAAGCCCAATTCGGAGACCGGCTCCCAGGTCATCATCCAGGGACGAGTGCTGGCAAACATGACGGTGCGCGACTACCACGCCTTCAAGCCCCAGGCCTTCGCCCGGGTGCGGGAATCCTTCGCGCGGCTCGCCGCCGCCCACGAGTTGGTCGTCATGGAGGGAGCGGGCAGCATCGCCGAGATCAACCTGCGCGAGCACGACATCACCAATCTCAAGGCCGCCGCCCTGGCCCAGGCGCCGGTGCTGCTGGTGGCCGACATCGACCGCGGCGGGGTGTTCGCCGCCATCCTCGGCACCCTGGAACTGCTGCGGCCCGAGGAGCGCGCCCAGATCGCCGGGGTGATCATCAACCGCTTTCGCGGCGACGCGAGCCTGCTCGCCCCGGGCATCGCCGAAATCGAGGAGCGCACCGGCGTCCCGGTGCTGGGCGTGGTGCCCTGGATCGATCTGCGCCTGCCCCAGGAAGACTCCGTGGCCCTGGCGCGCAAGCGATGCGCAGGCAGCGGCCGCCCCCTGCGCATCGCCGTGGTGCGCCTGCCGCGCCTGTCCAACTATACCGATTTCGATCCCCTGGAGAATGAGCCTGACGTGGATCTGCTCTACGTCACCGACCCCGGGCAACTGGCGGGTTGCGACCTGATCATCCTGCCCGGCAGCAAAAACACCCTGGAGGACCTTGCCTGGCTCGACCACAGCGGCCTGAGCGCGGCCCTGCGCGCCCATCATCGCGGCGGCGGGCGCATTCTCGGCGTCTGCGGCGGCTATCAGATGCTCGGGGTTTCCCTCAGCGATCCTCACGGCATGGAATCCGCGCGCGGCACCCTGCCGGGCTTGGGCCTGCTCGAGGTCACCACCGTCCTGCACGGCGAAAAACAGACCCACCGGGTTGAGGCCCGGCCCCTGCCCGCGGCGCGCGCTTTAGGCCTTGAGGAGCAGGAACTTTTGCACGGCTACGAAATTCACCTGGGCGAAACCCGCCGCGGACCCCGGGTTCCGCCCCTGCTGCGCCTGACCCGCCGCACCGACGGCCGGGTCGTCGAGGATGGTGCGATGAGCGCCGATGGGCGGGTGTGGGGATGCTACCTGCACGGGCTGTTCGACAATCCCCCCTTGCGCCGCGCCCTGCTCGCCCCCCTGCGCCGGGCACGGCGGCTGGACGAGCCCTCCGTCGCCGCCACCTGCCTGGACAGCGAACTCGATCGGCTGGCCGACCATCTCGCCGCCCATCTCGATCTGGCGCGCATCGGCGCCCTGTTGCACCTTGACCTGGAGGAACACGACCCATGCTTGGCTGGCTGA
- the cbiB gene encoding adenosylcobinamide-phosphate synthase CbiB, whose translation MLGWLILCAFALDLLLAEPRRIPHPVVGIGRLIERLELALAVMRNRRRAGIILVVLTLLITGLVTWGLLALFEAMHPLLGFLLGVWIAFTTLALRSLHKESREVVRWVQKGNLGEARRSLSLIVGRETRTLDEEGIIKACIETVAENTSDGLVAPLFYLFIGGPILAILYKAVNTLDSMVGYLTDRYRELGWAAAKMDDLANWIPARLTAFLMVLAAFPLGLNGFNALRIALRDARKHRSPNAGWPEAAVAGALGIQLGGPAVYFGECVEKVTLGDADKPITVACYHRMIRLMYLTAFLALGLGLAVLGLIF comes from the coding sequence ATGCTTGGCTGGCTGATTCTTTGCGCCTTCGCCCTCGATCTGCTGCTTGCCGAACCGCGCCGCATTCCGCATCCGGTGGTCGGCATCGGACGCCTCATCGAACGCCTCGAACTGGCCCTGGCGGTGATGCGCAATCGGCGCCGCGCCGGCATCATCCTGGTGGTTCTCACCCTGCTCATCACCGGCCTGGTCACCTGGGGCCTGCTCGCCCTGTTCGAGGCCATGCATCCGCTGCTCGGTTTTCTGCTCGGCGTGTGGATCGCCTTCACCACCCTGGCCCTGCGCTCCCTGCACAAGGAAAGCCGCGAGGTGGTGCGCTGGGTGCAGAAAGGCAATCTGGGCGAGGCGCGGCGCTCCCTGTCCCTCATCGTCGGCCGCGAAACCCGCACCCTTGACGAAGAGGGCATCATCAAGGCCTGCATCGAAACGGTGGCGGAAAACACCTCCGACGGCCTGGTGGCGCCCCTCTTCTACCTGTTCATCGGCGGGCCGATCCTGGCCATCCTCTACAAGGCCGTCAACACCCTCGACAGCATGGTCGGCTATCTCACCGACCGTTACCGCGAGCTGGGCTGGGCGGCGGCCAAGATGGACGATCTGGCCAACTGGATTCCCGCGCGCCTCACCGCCTTCCTGATGGTGCTGGCCGCCTTTCCCTTGGGACTCAACGGCTTCAACGCCCTGCGCATCGCCCTGCGCGACGCGCGCAAGCACCGCAGCCCCAACGCCGGCTGGCCCGAGGCGGCGGTCGCCGGCGCCCTGGGCATTCAGCTCGGCGGCCCGGCGGTGTATTTCGGTGAGTGCGTCGAGAAGGTGACCCTCGGCGATGCCGACAAGCCGATCACCGTAGCCTGCTACCACCGCATGATTCGCCTCATGTACCTCACCGCCTTCCTCGCCCTGGGCCTGGGTCTGGCGGTGCTGGGACTGATTTTCTAG
- the cobD gene encoding threonine-phosphate decarboxylase CobD, which yields MQPIEHGGNILQTARELGVAPETILDFSASINPLGVPETVMAAVHACLAHIQHYPEIAGASLTHQLATHHGLPATQFVPGNGSTELIYLLPRVLRPRRALLLAPCFGEYARSLTQSGCAVDPYPLRAEEDFLFDPLRLLHQIRPDTDLVVLANPGNPAGTRMPAEALLELADGLREQALVLVDEAFMDFCPEHSLLPHLLAHANLLVLRSLTKFYAIAGLRAGYLAGPAPIVARLAEAREPWTLSTPGLAAARACLDAEAYRRRTLELIPQWRDQLRRGLQELRFRVFPGQANYLLAHCPPQGPQAPQLAAALREQGLLIRDCSNFVGLDARYLRVAVRLPEENRRLLQALRKLL from the coding sequence ATGCAACCCATTGAACACGGCGGCAACATTCTGCAAACCGCCCGCGAACTGGGTGTGGCGCCCGAGACGATTCTGGATTTCTCCGCCAGCATCAATCCCCTCGGCGTGCCGGAAACCGTCATGGCGGCCGTTCACGCCTGCCTCGCGCACATTCAGCATTATCCGGAAATCGCCGGCGCCTCCCTGACGCACCAACTCGCCACCCACCATGGCCTGCCCGCAACGCAGTTCGTGCCGGGCAACGGCTCCACCGAACTCATCTACCTGCTGCCGCGCGTGCTGCGGCCGCGCCGCGCCCTGCTCCTCGCCCCCTGTTTCGGCGAATACGCGCGCAGCCTCACCCAAAGCGGCTGTGCCGTCGATCCTTATCCCCTGCGCGCCGAGGAGGACTTTCTCTTCGATCCCCTGCGGCTGCTCCACCAGATTCGGCCCGACACCGACCTCGTCGTGCTCGCCAATCCGGGCAACCCGGCCGGCACCCGCATGCCGGCCGAGGCGCTGCTCGAACTGGCCGACGGACTGCGCGAGCAGGCCCTGGTGCTGGTCGATGAGGCCTTCATGGATTTCTGCCCCGAGCACTCCCTGCTGCCCCACCTTCTCGCCCACGCCAACCTGCTGGTGCTGCGTTCCCTGACCAAGTTCTACGCCATAGCCGGTCTGCGCGCCGGCTATCTGGCCGGTCCCGCGCCGATCGTCGCCCGCCTGGCCGAGGCGCGCGAGCCCTGGACGTTGTCCACGCCCGGGCTGGCGGCCGCCCGCGCCTGCCTGGACGCCGAAGCATACCGCCGCCGCACCCTCGAACTCATTCCCCAATGGCGCGATCAACTGCGCCGGGGACTGCAGGAGCTGCGGTTTCGGGTCTTTCCCGGCCAGGCCAACTATCTGCTCGCCCACTGCCCGCCCCAGGGCCCCCAAGCGCCGCAACTCGCCGCCGCCCTGCGCGAGCAGGGCCTGCTCATCCGTGATTGCAGCAACTTCGTCGGCCTCGACGCCCGCTACCTGCGCGTCGCCGTGCGCCTGCCCGAGGAAAACCGGCGCCTGCTCCAGGCCCTGCGCAAGCTGCTCTGA
- a CDS encoding HepT-like ribonuclease domain-containing protein: protein MSRDWIQFYQDLLEFCARIEEYTLGLSRAEFENRKIVYDATVRNVELIGEAARQIPEPVRQKIPEVPWQRLVATRNILAHGYFGIDNDILWDIVQNKIPELRERLALAHKAHPALFKENAN, encoded by the coding sequence ATGTCGCGTGATTGGATTCAATTTTACCAAGACCTCCTGGAATTCTGCGCAAGGATCGAGGAATACACCCTCGGGCTGTCCCGCGCCGAGTTCGAAAACCGAAAAATCGTTTATGACGCCACCGTCAGAAATGTTGAACTGATCGGTGAAGCAGCCAGGCAAATTCCCGAACCGGTGCGGCAAAAGATTCCGGAGGTGCCCTGGCAGCGGCTGGTCGCCACAAGAAACATTCTTGCCCATGGTTATTTCGGCATCGACAACGATATCCTCTGGGACATCGTTCAGAACAAAATCCCCGAGTTGCGCGAAAGACTCGCCCTCGCCCACAAGGCTCACCCCGCACTGTTCAAGGAAAACGCCAATTAA